In Drosophila santomea strain STO CAGO 1482 chromosome 3L, Prin_Dsan_1.1, whole genome shotgun sequence, a single window of DNA contains:
- the LOC120448298 gene encoding 10 kDa heat shock protein, mitochondrial encodes MAAAIKKIIPMLDRILIQRAEALTKTKGGIVLPEKSVGKVLEGTVLAVGPGTRNASTGNHIPIGVKEGDRVLLPEFGGTKVNLEGDQKELFLFRESDILAKLE; translated from the exons ATG GCCGCCGCTATCAAGAAGATCATACCCATGCTGGACCGCATCCTGATCCAGCGGGCCGAGGCGCTGACCAAGACGAAAGGCGGCATCGTTTTGCCAGAGAAATCGGTGGGCAAAGTGCTCGAGGGCACCGTTCTGGCCGTTGGCCCTGGCACCCGTAATGCC TCCACTGGCAACCACATTCCCATTGGCGTGAAGGAGGGCGACCGTGTCCTGCTGCCCGAATTCGGTGGCACCAAGGTGAACCTGGAGGGTGACCAGAAGGAGCTGTTCCTCTTCCGCGAGTCCGACATCCTGGCCAAACTGGAGTAG